A genome region from Nitrospira sp. includes the following:
- the gcvH gene encoding glycine cleavage system protein GcvH: protein MIPSNLRYHQEHEWVRAEGAQATVGISHFAQDALGDIVFIDLPKVGAKVTAGQQIGEVESTKTTSTIYTPVSGTIAKINADLKDHPEVVNSDPYGKGWMAVIDLTAPAEVEQLMTAGQYETFLSKQKH, encoded by the coding sequence ATGATACCGTCTAATCTTCGCTACCACCAAGAACATGAATGGGTCCGTGCCGAAGGCGCCCAGGCGACAGTTGGCATCAGTCATTTCGCGCAAGATGCGTTGGGCGACATCGTCTTCATCGACCTTCCAAAGGTCGGTGCCAAGGTCACAGCCGGTCAGCAGATCGGCGAAGTGGAGTCCACTAAAACCACCTCCACGATCTATACGCCGGTCAGCGGAACCATCGCGAAGATCAATGCCGATCTCAAGGACCATCCTGAGGTCGTCAATTCCGATCCCTATGGCAAGGGGTGGATGGCGGTTATCGATCTCACTGCGCCGGCTGAAGTGGAACAGCTGATGACGGCCGGCCAGTACGAAACGTTTTTGAGTAAACAGAAACATTAG
- the lpdA gene encoding dihydrolipoyl dehydrogenase, which yields MSHLAILGAGPGGYVAAIRAAQLGARVTVIENQALGGVCLNWGCIPSKALLSVVELGDKAKKAKDFGIQLSGPVTYDPAVMVARKNKVVSTLVKGIATLFKTWNIEHVEGTGTLLDARTIRVQKPDGSETRVEADGVIIATGSSWPNLPLFPIDGTQIITSKQALDLSRVPASLLIVGGGVEGCEFASLYSGLGTQVIMVELMPRLLPLEDEEISQSMERELKKRGVEIHTGVTVDSIVRQPDLVTAHLRNGLSFNAEQVLVSVGRGFNSRGIGLENVGVQVGPRGEIVVNARMETNVAGVYAIGDVVGKAMLAHVASAQGKVAVENFMGHAKTIDYDVIPTGIFTLPEVGRVGLTEQQARDRCVATGKDPQQAVKVGRFRYGGLGKAQASGDILGLLKVIADAESDRILGVHILGAHATDLIHEAALAMHLGATVSRVAEMIHAHPTLAEGLMEAMEDVHGHAIHLARKPST from the coding sequence ATGAGTCACCTCGCAATTCTTGGCGCCGGTCCCGGCGGATACGTGGCGGCGATTCGCGCGGCCCAGCTTGGGGCGCGTGTCACCGTGATCGAAAACCAAGCCTTGGGCGGGGTCTGCCTGAATTGGGGCTGTATCCCGAGCAAAGCGTTGTTGTCGGTCGTGGAGCTTGGCGACAAGGCGAAAAAGGCCAAGGACTTCGGGATCCAACTCAGCGGACCGGTGACGTACGATCCTGCCGTCATGGTGGCTCGCAAGAACAAAGTCGTCTCCACGCTCGTGAAAGGCATTGCCACATTATTCAAAACGTGGAATATCGAACACGTAGAGGGGACGGGGACATTGCTGGATGCGCGTACCATTCGCGTGCAGAAACCGGATGGCAGCGAAACCAGGGTCGAAGCCGACGGCGTGATCATTGCCACCGGTTCATCCTGGCCGAATCTGCCCCTGTTCCCCATCGACGGCACCCAGATCATCACCAGCAAGCAGGCGTTGGACCTCAGCAGGGTTCCCGCGAGCCTCTTGATTGTGGGCGGAGGAGTGGAGGGCTGTGAGTTCGCGTCTCTCTATAGCGGGCTAGGGACGCAGGTCATCATGGTCGAGCTCATGCCGCGGCTACTTCCCTTGGAAGACGAAGAAATTAGCCAGAGCATGGAGCGGGAATTGAAGAAGCGGGGTGTGGAGATCCACACCGGAGTGACGGTGGACAGTATTGTCCGGCAGCCCGACCTGGTCACGGCCCACCTTCGTAACGGACTGTCGTTCAACGCAGAACAGGTGTTGGTGTCCGTGGGGCGAGGGTTTAACTCGCGCGGTATCGGACTGGAGAACGTTGGAGTGCAGGTCGGGCCACGCGGAGAAATCGTGGTCAACGCACGGATGGAAACGAACGTGGCCGGCGTCTATGCGATCGGGGATGTCGTCGGCAAGGCCATGCTGGCGCATGTGGCATCGGCACAGGGAAAAGTGGCCGTCGAGAATTTTATGGGCCATGCCAAGACGATCGACTATGATGTCATCCCCACGGGCATCTTTACGTTACCCGAAGTCGGACGGGTGGGGTTGACGGAACAGCAGGCGCGCGACCGGTGTGTGGCAACCGGGAAAGATCCGCAGCAGGCGGTGAAGGTCGGACGTTTCCGCTACGGCGGATTGGGGAAGGCGCAGGCCTCTGGGGACATTCTAGGCTTGCTGAAGGTCATTGCCGATGCGGAGAGTGACCGGATCCTGGGGGTGCACATTCTTGGAGCCCATGCCACCGATCTCATTCATGAAGCCGCGTTGGCGATGCATCTTGGCGCGACTGTCTCGCGTGTGGCGGAGATGATTCACGCACACCCGACCCTGGCCGAGGGGCTCATGGAGGCGATGGAGGACGTTCATGGCCACGCCATTCATCTTGCGCGAAAGCCGTCGACATAA
- a CDS encoding tetratricopeptide repeat protein, whose translation MSADVSYVVLARRSLPGRRADTSLLSVLLLLVFVAGCAGSPLPQAAPVLKPTENPAVEAETRLWYQASTAFSDGRYSAAIHLYERYLTTYPKSRRAMEAHWELGQSYDQMGEVTAAVKEYRLLAGPEGAPASTQNVYAERALHRIEALRNQPALPAGARSGHTALYVSFSNLPPMSQVESWVRQLSAQGVSAILMDASLESSFTRPLVPTGPPTSSPLPNLPAGALFATSQGPVLTDWYGVMVPQAHELGLSVYAVLDLYHAPLSDHRPESKMLLYDPTRRKVHPWTQFDLLAPPVQQQMAQLLADLLKTGVDGVVFRSRAENSFAYEVSDGVLRQFETQVHQPSSEVAQALRDRMTLRPNEEVPASDKTLWRWVGWKARQELDTLARLKKYLQKAVPRLRMVLEIHPEALSNPTSALMNYGEDAAEARRRGFDLLLGGASREASDVRSFGGAFKGWSRDVIQSEKGEPQTLPQGWVLLRTPAEHGGGMFTGLAQQADELRTPDIRHLVFVPDAPVVIP comes from the coding sequence TTGAGCGCAGACGTCTCTTATGTGGTTCTTGCTCGACGGTCCTTGCCGGGTCGTCGAGCCGACACGTCGCTTCTCTCGGTCCTGTTGCTTCTGGTCTTCGTGGCCGGTTGTGCTGGGTCGCCGCTCCCTCAGGCGGCTCCGGTCTTGAAGCCAACGGAAAATCCGGCCGTCGAAGCCGAGACACGCCTCTGGTATCAAGCCTCCACTGCGTTTTCCGATGGACGGTATTCCGCCGCCATCCATCTGTACGAGCGGTACCTGACGACCTATCCGAAATCTCGCCGCGCGATGGAAGCCCATTGGGAGTTGGGGCAGTCGTACGACCAAATGGGCGAGGTGACTGCGGCGGTCAAGGAGTACCGGTTGTTGGCCGGCCCTGAGGGCGCGCCGGCGTCCACCCAGAACGTCTATGCCGAACGAGCCCTGCACCGTATCGAGGCCCTGCGCAATCAACCGGCGTTGCCTGCCGGCGCGAGGTCGGGGCACACCGCGTTGTACGTGTCTTTTAGCAACCTGCCGCCGATGTCTCAGGTCGAATCGTGGGTGCGACAACTGAGCGCGCAGGGGGTCAGTGCCATTCTGATGGATGCCAGTCTGGAGTCATCCTTCACCCGTCCGCTGGTTCCCACCGGCCCTCCGACGAGCAGCCCGCTTCCGAACTTACCCGCTGGTGCGTTGTTTGCCACGTCGCAAGGTCCCGTACTTACGGACTGGTACGGGGTGATGGTGCCACAGGCGCATGAACTCGGCCTCTCCGTCTATGCCGTCCTCGATCTCTATCACGCGCCGCTGTCCGACCATCGTCCGGAGTCGAAGATGTTGCTCTACGATCCAACCAGGCGCAAGGTTCATCCCTGGACGCAGTTCGACCTGTTGGCTCCGCCCGTTCAACAACAGATGGCTCAGTTGCTGGCTGATTTGCTCAAGACCGGTGTCGATGGGGTGGTGTTCCGCAGTCGCGCCGAGAATAGTTTTGCCTATGAGGTGAGTGACGGCGTGTTGCGCCAATTCGAAACACAGGTTCATCAACCCTCGTCGGAGGTGGCCCAAGCTCTTCGTGATCGCATGACACTCCGTCCGAACGAGGAGGTTCCGGCGTCTGATAAAACACTCTGGCGTTGGGTCGGATGGAAGGCGCGGCAGGAACTCGATACGCTGGCCCGCCTCAAGAAATATTTGCAGAAGGCGGTGCCGCGGCTACGGATGGTGCTCGAAATTCATCCGGAAGCCTTATCGAATCCGACGTCTGCGCTGATGAACTATGGGGAAGATGCCGCCGAGGCGCGCCGGCGTGGGTTTGATTTATTATTGGGCGGGGCGTCCCGTGAGGCCTCGGATGTTCGGTCGTTCGGAGGGGCGTTCAAAGGCTGGAGTCGGGATGTCATTCAGTCGGAGAAGGGGGAGCCCCAAACCTTGCCCCAGGGGTGGGTGTTGCTCCGCACGCCGGCTGAGCATGGGGGTGGCATGTTCACGGGGCTGGCACAGCAGGCGGATGAGTTGCGCACGCCGGACATTCGACACCTTGTGTTTGTGCCGGATGCGCCGGTGGTGATTCCTTGA
- a CDS encoding helix-hairpin-helix domain-containing protein: MVRSLLIKLAMLGVTLGSLIWIGSVTPIRQVAPHSAQPVVVAQTGAASRQVQVSPSTTFTPGGESTLVLKVPEVPTIQPVQVSESLAPREEPVPAVRPVHHAVARQVDLNHATVSDLEALPGIGPKLAQRVIEHRVAKGPFMKVEDLRQVKGIGRKKFDRLRPHVLVTNTRSLSRHKGTL, from the coding sequence ATGGTGCGTTCACTCCTCATTAAACTCGCGATGCTGGGAGTGACCTTGGGATCGCTGATCTGGATCGGCTCGGTCACGCCGATCCGGCAGGTCGCCCCTCATTCGGCGCAACCGGTGGTGGTTGCTCAGACTGGAGCGGCGTCGCGGCAGGTTCAAGTTTCTCCGTCGACCACGTTCACGCCAGGTGGCGAATCGACTCTTGTCCTAAAGGTGCCAGAGGTTCCGACGATACAGCCGGTTCAGGTGTCGGAGTCGCTCGCGCCGCGCGAGGAGCCGGTGCCTGCAGTGCGTCCGGTGCACCATGCGGTCGCGCGGCAGGTGGATCTCAATCATGCGACGGTTTCGGACTTAGAGGCCTTGCCTGGCATTGGGCCGAAGCTGGCACAGCGGGTGATTGAGCATCGGGTTGCGAAGGGGCCCTTCATGAAGGTTGAAGACCTCCGGCAGGTGAAGGGCATCGGACGCAAGAAGTTCGATCGGCTTCGTCCTCATGTGCTCGTGACCAATACTCGATCGTTGTCTCGACATAAAGGAACTCTGTGA
- a CDS encoding DegT/DnrJ/EryC1/StrS family aminotransferase has translation MTMIPHSKPSLGQDDIRAATEILRSGQIAEGPIVGQFERGMAAYIGVQGGVAVSSGTVALELALRAMGVGHGDNVILPSYVCSAPWLAVQRVGAQARIVDIDPTTYNVDPQKVRKARTSRTRAVIVPHLFGLPADLTALQSLGIPLIEDCAQTLGATEQGRAVGSVGLLTVCSFYATKLLCTGEGGMVLSNDDALLERVRALREYDQAPSLNPAAFNCKMTDLQAAIGVSQLNQLGEFLEKRAALAAVYRESLPIELFTPPAVPAGRTHVFYRFIVRLQQGAPSSDEFTAFLSRMAHRGLQCRKPVFRPLHRYLELPDFPASDEADTVAISLPIYPSLSEDEVRLASQILQEELR, from the coding sequence ATGACGATGATTCCGCACTCAAAGCCTTCCCTTGGACAGGACGATATTCGTGCGGCCACCGAGATCCTTCGATCCGGTCAGATCGCCGAAGGCCCAATAGTCGGGCAGTTCGAGCGGGGCATGGCTGCGTACATCGGGGTGCAGGGCGGAGTGGCGGTGAGTTCCGGCACGGTCGCCTTGGAGCTCGCGCTGCGCGCCATGGGGGTCGGACATGGCGACAATGTCATCCTGCCGAGTTATGTGTGCTCGGCCCCTTGGCTGGCGGTGCAGCGGGTCGGCGCGCAAGCCAGAATCGTCGATATCGATCCGACGACCTACAATGTGGATCCACAGAAAGTGCGCAAGGCCCGTACCTCCCGTACCCGCGCGGTGATTGTCCCGCACCTGTTCGGGTTGCCGGCTGATCTGACGGCGTTACAATCCCTCGGCATTCCGCTGATCGAAGATTGTGCGCAGACCCTCGGCGCCACGGAACAGGGCCGGGCGGTCGGCAGCGTCGGACTCCTGACCGTCTGCTCCTTTTATGCCACAAAACTGTTGTGCACCGGCGAGGGCGGCATGGTGCTGTCGAACGACGACGCTTTGTTGGAACGGGTACGGGCGCTCCGCGAATATGATCAGGCGCCGTCACTCAATCCGGCGGCGTTCAACTGTAAGATGACGGATCTTCAAGCCGCGATCGGCGTCTCGCAACTCAACCAGCTGGGGGAGTTCCTCGAAAAACGGGCGGCGTTGGCCGCCGTCTATCGCGAGAGCCTACCGATCGAGCTCTTCACGCCGCCGGCGGTTCCGGCTGGGCGAACCCATGTGTTTTATCGATTCATTGTACGGCTGCAACAAGGAGCGCCATCGTCCGATGAATTCACCGCGTTCCTCTCGCGCATGGCCCATCGTGGTCTCCAGTGCCGCAAGCCCGTCTTTCGTCCCTTGCATCGATATCTTGAATTGCCTGATTTCCCCGCCAGTGACGAAGCCGATACTGTCGCAATTTCGCTGCCCATCTATCCGTCGTTGAGCGAGGACGAGGTGAGGCTGGCCTCGCAGATCCTACAGGAAGAGCTCCGGTAA
- the tyrS gene encoding tyrosine--tRNA ligase produces the protein MTPVAQQLELILRGTVEVIQPNELESKLVRSIKENRPLRVKAGFDPTAPDLHLGHTVLIHKLKHFQDLGHQVIFLIGDFTGMIGDPTGRSETRVALSKEKVLENAKTYERQIFKILDPQKTLVEFNSRWMSSMTAEGLIELSAHYTVARMLEREDFHKRYTEEKPISIHEFMYPLIQGYDSVALKADVELGGTDQKFNLLMGRDLQRDYGQEAQAVITMPLLEGTDGVRKMSKSFGNYIALEDQPADMFGKLMSISDALMHRYYELLTTEDLGRIKTAHPMEAKQSLAELIVARYHGQEAGREARAMFQQKFQAREFPEQPDAHVIMTPADVKDPAVPSIGLVDLIAKTGLVPSKSEARRLIVQGGVEINEQKLTDANAAIPLVVGKPLYMRVGRRKFAVAEYTA, from the coding sequence GTGACTCCGGTAGCACAACAATTAGAGCTGATACTTCGTGGAACAGTTGAAGTTATTCAGCCGAACGAGTTGGAATCGAAGCTGGTGCGTTCGATCAAGGAAAACCGCCCGCTGCGCGTCAAGGCGGGGTTTGATCCAACCGCGCCGGACCTGCACCTCGGCCACACGGTCCTCATCCACAAACTCAAGCACTTTCAAGACTTAGGGCATCAGGTGATCTTTCTCATCGGTGATTTCACTGGCATGATCGGCGATCCGACGGGCCGATCGGAGACACGGGTTGCGCTTTCGAAAGAGAAGGTGCTGGAGAATGCCAAGACGTACGAACGCCAGATTTTCAAGATCCTGGACCCTCAAAAGACGCTGGTGGAGTTCAATAGCCGTTGGATGAGCAGCATGACGGCCGAGGGACTGATTGAGCTGAGCGCGCACTACACCGTGGCTCGCATGTTGGAACGGGAAGACTTCCACAAGCGGTACACGGAGGAGAAGCCGATCAGTATTCACGAGTTCATGTATCCCTTGATCCAGGGCTATGATTCGGTCGCACTCAAGGCCGACGTCGAGTTGGGCGGTACCGATCAAAAATTCAATCTCCTGATGGGGCGGGATCTGCAGCGGGATTATGGGCAGGAAGCGCAGGCCGTCATCACCATGCCGCTCCTGGAGGGGACCGACGGCGTGCGGAAGATGAGCAAGAGTTTCGGCAATTACATCGCGCTCGAGGATCAGCCTGCCGATATGTTCGGCAAGCTCATGTCGATCAGCGATGCGCTGATGCATCGCTATTACGAACTGCTGACGACGGAAGACCTAGGCCGCATCAAGACGGCTCACCCGATGGAAGCCAAGCAATCGCTGGCGGAGCTGATTGTGGCCCGTTACCACGGGCAGGAGGCCGGTCGCGAAGCCAGGGCGATGTTTCAGCAGAAGTTTCAGGCGCGAGAGTTTCCGGAGCAGCCGGACGCCCATGTGATCATGACGCCAGCCGATGTGAAGGATCCCGCCGTCCCGTCGATCGGCCTGGTCGATTTAATTGCCAAGACTGGGCTGGTGCCGAGCAAGAGCGAGGCCCGTCGGTTGATCGTGCAGGGTGGGGTGGAGATCAATGAGCAGAAATTGACCGATGCCAACGCCGCCATCCCATTGGTGGTCGGCAAGCCGCTCTACATGCGCGTCGGTCGCCGTAAGTTTGCGGTGGCGGAGTATACGGCATAA
- a CDS encoding glycosyltransferase family 4 protein encodes MTQRLLFLAPAPPTDRQGGGALRMVHLLRFLGSRFQVDLVAPALDGTEDAQRLLKDVCAEMVFVPPQSPGLFDRLGRMSPYAKDRALAGVVRERLASGQYGAVQLEKPAMIPYLPPQVTVPLVLDMWSYGATSPWRILRGGSGAGDQSKQLVRLMKVRLFERMHWPTTHCVTVVSDEDRIRCERAHPGQRVLVVPNGVDCQTILPKPDHVAMSPLLLFAGDMGLEANIEAAVFLATEVFPGIRRDFPKAELRLVGRNPDPRVRRLAGSGIEVTGAVPDLRLHLRAATIYVAPHFTGPGTRTKLLEAMAAGLPIITTSVGIEGMKVQPGRDVLVADQPVDMIESIHTLLSSQSDRERFAHAARHMAEIWYDWSRCLWPLEPLYQNLLIPKAVAC; translated from the coding sequence ATGACACAGCGTCTCTTGTTTCTGGCCCCTGCGCCGCCGACTGATCGGCAGGGTGGGGGAGCCTTGCGGATGGTACATCTGCTGCGGTTTCTGGGGAGCCGTTTTCAGGTTGACCTGGTTGCTCCGGCGCTCGACGGCACAGAGGATGCCCAACGATTACTCAAGGATGTCTGCGCCGAGATGGTCTTCGTGCCGCCGCAAAGTCCCGGTTTGTTCGATCGGCTCGGCCGGATGAGTCCGTATGCCAAAGACCGGGCGTTGGCTGGCGTGGTCCGAGAGCGTCTGGCGAGTGGGCAGTACGGAGCGGTGCAACTCGAAAAACCTGCGATGATTCCCTATCTTCCTCCGCAGGTGACGGTCCCGCTGGTATTGGACATGTGGTCCTATGGTGCAACAAGCCCGTGGCGGATCCTCAGGGGCGGAAGCGGTGCAGGTGATCAGTCCAAGCAGTTAGTGCGGTTGATGAAGGTGCGGCTCTTCGAGCGGATGCATTGGCCCACCACACATTGTGTGACGGTTGTGTCGGACGAGGATCGAATTCGCTGCGAACGGGCGCACCCTGGGCAACGGGTGCTGGTCGTTCCGAACGGCGTTGATTGCCAGACGATCCTTCCCAAGCCCGATCATGTGGCCATGTCGCCCCTCTTGCTGTTCGCGGGAGACATGGGGCTAGAAGCGAACATCGAGGCGGCGGTCTTTCTTGCTACGGAAGTGTTTCCCGGTATTCGTCGAGACTTTCCCAAAGCCGAGTTACGACTTGTTGGGAGGAATCCGGACCCTCGAGTGCGACGGTTGGCGGGCTCGGGCATCGAGGTGACCGGCGCGGTTCCGGATCTGCGGCTCCATCTGCGGGCGGCCACGATCTATGTCGCACCCCATTTTACCGGCCCGGGGACGCGTACGAAACTGCTGGAAGCGATGGCCGCAGGCTTGCCGATCATCACGACCTCCGTCGGGATCGAGGGGATGAAGGTACAGCCGGGGCGTGATGTGCTGGTCGCCGATCAGCCCGTCGATATGATCGAATCGATCCATACGTTACTGTCGAGCCAGTCTGATCGAGAGCGCTTTGCCCATGCGGCGCGCCATATGGCAGAGATCTGGTATGACTGGAGCCGCTGCCTCTGGCCGCTGGAGCCGTTGTATCAGAATCTGTTGATTCCGAAGGCGGTGGCCTGCTGA
- the ndk gene encoding nucleoside-diphosphate kinase, with protein MSERTLAIVKPDAVKKNAIGDIINRYEKAGLRPVAMRLMHMSKATAQGFYAVHKARPFFDSLCTFMSSGPCLVLVLQGNNAIKANRELMGATDPAKAEQGTIRAAHGANIEFNAVHGSDAPETAKFEIGYFFAEMELVG; from the coding sequence ATGAGTGAACGAACGCTTGCCATTGTGAAACCGGATGCCGTGAAAAAGAACGCGATCGGCGACATTATCAATCGTTATGAGAAAGCCGGATTACGGCCGGTGGCGATGCGTCTGATGCACATGTCCAAAGCCACTGCCCAGGGGTTTTATGCCGTGCACAAGGCGCGCCCGTTTTTTGACAGCCTTTGTACGTTCATGTCGTCCGGTCCTTGCCTGGTGCTGGTGCTGCAGGGCAACAACGCCATCAAGGCCAACCGTGAGTTGATGGGTGCGACCGATCCGGCCAAGGCTGAGCAGGGGACGATCCGCGCGGCCCATGGCGCGAACATTGAATTCAATGCCGTCCATGGCTCGGATGCACCGGAGACGGCAAAGTTCGAGATCGGGTATTTCTTTGCCGAAATGGAGTTGGTCGGGTAG
- the mtnA gene encoding S-methyl-5-thioribose-1-phosphate isomerase: MVPTVEWKDGAVRLLDQSRLPMHVEFLDCRDYRAVAQAIRELKVRGAPAIGVTAAMGVALGAQALTVTEYHDFAKQIGEICTHLAASRPTAVNLFWAIARMKQKLEALDKKPVAEIKADLIKESQAILDEDIALCKAMGQHGAALIESGQTILTHCNAGALATAGYGTALGVIRAAWEQGKRIQVIADETRPVLQGARLTAWELMQDQIPVTLITDNMAGALMRQGKIQLCVVGADRIAANGDVANKIGTYSVAVLARAHNIPFYVAAPYSTIDLQTQSGADIPIEARNPLEVTAIHGSHPIAPPGVAVLNPAFDVTPASLITGIITERGVFRPGDLAAHFRS, encoded by the coding sequence ATGGTGCCCACCGTTGAGTGGAAAGACGGAGCGGTTCGTCTGCTGGACCAAAGCCGCCTCCCGATGCACGTCGAATTTCTAGACTGTCGTGACTATCGTGCGGTGGCACAGGCGATCCGGGAACTAAAGGTTCGTGGCGCACCGGCGATTGGCGTGACCGCGGCTATGGGGGTGGCGCTGGGAGCGCAGGCGCTGACGGTGACCGAGTACCACGACTTTGCCAAACAGATAGGGGAGATTTGCACCCATCTGGCGGCATCGCGGCCGACCGCCGTCAATCTATTTTGGGCCATCGCCCGGATGAAACAGAAGCTGGAGGCACTCGACAAGAAACCTGTCGCGGAGATCAAGGCCGACCTCATCAAGGAGTCGCAGGCGATCCTGGACGAAGATATCGCGCTCTGCAAGGCCATGGGACAGCATGGGGCGGCGTTAATCGAGAGTGGCCAGACGATCCTGACGCACTGCAACGCCGGGGCCCTGGCGACGGCTGGGTATGGAACCGCCCTGGGCGTGATCCGGGCAGCGTGGGAGCAAGGGAAGAGGATCCAGGTGATAGCCGATGAAACCAGGCCCGTGCTGCAGGGGGCGCGCCTCACGGCATGGGAACTGATGCAGGATCAAATTCCGGTCACACTCATCACGGATAACATGGCCGGTGCCCTCATGCGCCAGGGAAAGATTCAACTCTGCGTCGTCGGCGCCGATCGCATTGCCGCCAACGGCGACGTGGCCAACAAGATCGGCACGTATTCGGTGGCTGTCCTTGCGCGGGCGCACAACATCCCCTTCTACGTGGCTGCGCCGTACTCCACCATCGACCTCCAGACGCAATCGGGGGCCGACATTCCCATTGAGGCACGGAACCCTCTCGAAGTGACGGCAATCCATGGCAGTCATCCCATCGCTCCGCCGGGCGTGGCGGTGTTGAATCCTGCTTTCGACGTCACCCCAGCGTCCCTGATTACCGGCATCATCACCGAACGAGGCGTCTTCAGGCCTGGGGATCTCGCCGCGCATTTTCGATCGTAA